One window of the Epinephelus moara isolate mb chromosome 24, YSFRI_EMoa_1.0, whole genome shotgun sequence genome contains the following:
- the LOC126386354 gene encoding transmembrane and coiled-coil domains protein 1-like isoform X2: MIYVGRNGYKLKVEYVQSTGDRSLQLLSSHFPFSWSCCVQTEQNFPHLYKFGSTDNMATLKDFDETQEDEGVSPAGARVLSLKYGSDDSCSAMSGSEGFHRGSPSSRDNTSDHIQASAFEAILYEIQELQEINNQLEECFENLKSYHQQNCTVILEALQLEQYRRR, from the exons ATGATTTATGTCGGACGCAACGGTTACAAACTTAAGGTCGAATATGTTCAGAGCACTG GTGACAGGTCTCTCCAGCTTCTCTCTAGCCATTTTCCCTTCAGCTGGAGCTGTTGTGTCCAAACTGAGCAAAACTTCCCTCATCTGTACAAGTTTGGAAGCACTGACAACATGGCAACCCTGAAAGACTTTGATGAAACCCAGGAAGATGAGGGTGTCAGCCCTGCAGGAGCGAGGGTCCTTAGCCTGAAGTATGGCAGTGATGATAGCTGTTCTGCTATGTCTGGCTCTGAAGGATTCCACAGAGGATCCCCTAGCTCCAGGGACAATACTTCTGACCATATCCAGGCATCAGCCTTTGAGGCTATACTTTATGAGATCCAAGAGCTCCAGGAAATCAACAACCAACTTGAGGAATGCTTTGAAAACTTAAAATCCTACCACCAGCAAAACTGCACAGTGATTTTGGAGGCCCTACAATTGGAGCAATACAG GAGGCGCTGA
- the LOC126386354 gene encoding transmembrane and coiled-coil domains protein 1-like isoform X1, with protein MLIFYLGQGTKLDTSILCSNQSTGDRSLQLLSSHFPFSWSCCVQTEQNFPHLYKFGSTDNMATLKDFDETQEDEGVSPAGARVLSLKYGSDDSCSAMSGSEGFHRGSPSSRDNTSDHIQASAFEAILYEIQELQEINNQLEECFENLKSYHQQNCTVILEALQLEQYRRR; from the exons atgttaatattttatttggGCCAAGGGACCAAGTTGGACACCTCCATATTATGCTCAAACCAGAGTACAG GTGACAGGTCTCTCCAGCTTCTCTCTAGCCATTTTCCCTTCAGCTGGAGCTGTTGTGTCCAAACTGAGCAAAACTTCCCTCATCTGTACAAGTTTGGAAGCACTGACAACATGGCAACCCTGAAAGACTTTGATGAAACCCAGGAAGATGAGGGTGTCAGCCCTGCAGGAGCGAGGGTCCTTAGCCTGAAGTATGGCAGTGATGATAGCTGTTCTGCTATGTCTGGCTCTGAAGGATTCCACAGAGGATCCCCTAGCTCCAGGGACAATACTTCTGACCATATCCAGGCATCAGCCTTTGAGGCTATACTTTATGAGATCCAAGAGCTCCAGGAAATCAACAACCAACTTGAGGAATGCTTTGAAAACTTAAAATCCTACCACCAGCAAAACTGCACAGTGATTTTGGAGGCCCTACAATTGGAGCAATACAG GAGGCGCTGA
- the LOC126386218 gene encoding protein B4, with protein MGPKKQAVDAADAPAPSSSDSPVEEKKSGAAAVRKLAAHPSTAIMVREALKELDSRKGVSSQAIQNYIKQKYPSVDLVRLKHLVRRALKKGIETGTLVRPANSNVTTGAMGKFRLAPKVKEAKPKSENADPNVQKAPKAAKDGAKKAKKAGATKKKAAANEEAKSEEDPKPPKKSKKEKEADTSEATNSKVAPAKKPKAKKAAEKADGKGASDSAKPKAAKATKQAKAGKASPSKAAKADSDAPAAKPAGRRGRKAAE; from the exons ATGGGTCCTAAAAAGCAAGCAGTGGACGCTGCTGATGCGCCTGCGCCCTCCTCCAGTGATTCCCCGGTGGAAGAGAAAAAATCAG GTGCCGCAGCGGTGCGTAAACTTGCAGCTCACCCATCCACAGCCATTATGGTGAGAGAAGCACTTAAAGAGCTGGACTCACGCAAAGGGGTTTCATCCCAGGCGATACAGaattatataaaacagaaataccCCTCAGTGGATCTGGTGAGGCTGAAGCACTTGGTCCGAAGAGCCTTAAAAAAAGGAATCGAGACTGGCACGTTGGTGCGTCCTGCAAACTCCAATGTCACTACAGGCGCAATGGGAAAATTTAGG CTTGCACCAAAGGTCAAGGAGGCCAAGCCAAAATCCGAGAATGCTGATCCCAATGTGCAAAAAGCGCCCAAAGCAGCCAAGGATGGAGCCAAGAAGGCCAAAAAAGCAG GTGCCACCAAGAAGAAAGCTGCTGCCAATGAAGAGGCCAAGTCAGAGGAG gACCCAAAGCCTCCCAAAAAGtccaagaaagaaaaagaggccGACACCTCAGAGGCTACCAACTCAAAGGTCGCTCCAGCAAAGAAGCCAAAAGCtaaaaaagctgcagagaaGGCGGATGGCAAGGGAGCCTCTGACTCAGCCAAACCTAAAGCAGCAAAGGCCACCAAGCAGGCAAAGGCAGGAAAGGCGTCTCCGAGCAAGGCTGCTAAAGCGGACAGCGACGCCCCTGCTGCTAAACCAGCTGGGAGACGAGGGAGGAAGGCTGCAGAGTAA